Proteins encoded within one genomic window of Bacteroidota bacterium:
- a CDS encoding DUF4331 family protein, producing MTKTTKTKFSLAGIALLLVGGALFLANQPASELTASSHREAPLISNDPVADNTDLYAFRDPEDSNKVTLIAAYVPAELPQGGPNYFSFGENVRYEIHVKNDASTSGDDITYRFTFSKVNEDPTTFFNIRLGQQNLKTSYIAEKSINGGAFTTIINNGVVPPNNIGPRSISSAVGLNAPDYETLFEDAINTASTGEKIYCGPADDPFFVDLGGIFDLGQTRNGGTGVDAPKDGLKCKNVHVIAIKVDIEDLQKDGKDVSQATTILDSDFVIGVWASASRPALRTLNGDGTETHTGAWVQVSRLGMPLTNEAVIPIGMKDYWNSLTPYQDSTYFDEYFTNPELGLYMDDSLFGGAVPALSSLRIQRASPTILGNVDFGNTKDGLYVLYGNPATNGTALDTAIFGKYLLRQGQPRSVDLLPIFYTGVPNLAPYQLATGKTPGNPLSAGKPFINNFLPTFGDMLRLNMAVPVTARNSPDFSSLGIIQAAVLGLTDTRFNQNTNIEVIPNMDGFPNGRRLEDDVTRIELQAVSGAALAAIGLWYDDYTIGGNPLTPDLLGVLGYSTGIETNDTTFRTTFPFVQLPWSGYGLCTGGYVVTSINPNPGVNVGAPQLLMEAYPNPTSDVVNIRYRVTAKTKVTIKIYDTNGKIVAIPVNNESRDADTYELKWSSLSAGVYYAVLQNNGSTVQSLKVTIAK from the coding sequence ATGACAAAGACTACAAAGACCAAATTCTCCTTAGCGGGAATTGCTCTGCTCCTCGTGGGTGGTGCATTATTCCTGGCTAATCAGCCCGCATCGGAGCTGACAGCGTCGAGCCACAGAGAAGCTCCGCTAATTAGTAACGACCCTGTTGCTGATAATACCGATCTGTATGCATTCAGAGATCCGGAGGATTCCAACAAAGTAACGCTGATCGCTGCTTATGTTCCGGCTGAATTACCGCAAGGTGGACCAAACTATTTCTCCTTCGGAGAAAATGTCCGCTATGAAATCCACGTAAAGAATGATGCATCAACTTCGGGAGATGATATCACTTATCGTTTTACGTTCTCTAAAGTGAATGAAGATCCTACAACATTCTTCAATATCCGTTTAGGACAACAAAATCTGAAGACATCTTATATTGCTGAAAAGAGTATCAATGGCGGAGCTTTCACTACTATCATTAATAATGGTGTAGTTCCACCAAATAATATCGGACCACGTTCGATCTCTTCTGCAGTGGGATTAAATGCTCCGGATTATGAGACATTGTTTGAGGATGCTATCAACACAGCTTCTACGGGTGAAAAAATTTATTGCGGACCGGCTGATGATCCTTTCTTTGTGGATCTTGGTGGTATTTTTGACCTTGGACAAACACGTAATGGTGGTACAGGAGTTGACGCACCTAAAGATGGTTTGAAATGTAAAAACGTTCACGTCATTGCAATCAAAGTTGATATTGAAGATCTTCAGAAAGATGGTAAAGATGTTTCTCAGGCAACAACTATCCTTGATTCTGATTTCGTGATCGGAGTCTGGGCGTCTGCAAGTCGTCCTGCTTTGCGTACTCTTAACGGTGATGGTACAGAAACGCACACCGGTGCCTGGGTACAGGTTTCACGTTTAGGTATGCCATTGACAAATGAAGCAGTGATTCCAATTGGAATGAAAGATTACTGGAATTCATTAACACCATATCAGGATTCAACTTACTTCGATGAATATTTTACAAATCCTGAATTAGGATTGTATATGGATGATAGTTTATTTGGTGGCGCCGTACCTGCACTTTCATCACTACGAATTCAACGTGCTTCACCAACAATTTTAGGAAATGTTGATTTTGGAAATACGAAAGATGGTCTGTATGTATTGTATGGTAATCCGGCAACAAACGGAACTGCACTTGATACAGCGATCTTCGGAAAATATTTGCTTCGTCAGGGACAACCTCGTTCTGTGGATTTACTTCCAATATTCTATACCGGAGTTCCTAACCTTGCACCTTATCAACTGGCAACAGGAAAAACACCTGGTAACCCGCTTTCTGCAGGTAAACCTTTTATCAATAACTTCCTTCCAACATTCGGCGACATGCTTCGTCTGAATATGGCAGTTCCCGTTACTGCAAGAAATTCTCCTGACTTCTCTTCACTTGGAATTATTCAGGCTGCTGTTCTTGGTTTAACGGATACACGTTTCAATCAGAATACAAATATTGAAGTAATACCAAATATGGATGGCTTCCCGAATGGTCGTCGTTTAGAAGATGATGTTACTCGTATTGAACTTCAGGCAGTATCCGGTGCAGCACTTGCAGCAATTGGTCTATGGTATGATGATTATACAATTGGTGGAAATCCTTTAACTCCGGATCTTCTGGGAGTATTAGGATATTCAACAGGTATTGAAACCAACGATACAACATTCCGCACGACTTTCCCATTCGTTCAACTTCCATGGAGTGGTTACGGATTGTGTACAGGTGGTTATGTTGTTACTTCAATCAACCCAAATCCGGGAGTAAATGTTGGAGCTCCGCAATTGTTGATGGAAGCATATCCTAATCCTACATCTGATGTAGTAAATATCCGCTACCGTGTTACAGCAAAAACTAAAGTGACTATCAAGATCTACGATACAAACGGAAAGATCGTCGCTATTCCTGTAAATAACGAATCGCGTGATGCCGATACTTATGAATTGAAATGGTCATCATTGTCTGCAGGTGTATATTATGCCGTATTGCAAAACAATGGTTCAACTGTTCAATCATTAAAAGTGACTATTGCAAAATAG
- a CDS encoding anti-sigma factor produces the protein MDIKEYINSGVVEMYAMHALSPQEKTEFEQKLLLYPELKKELQKVQESLDDYAESHAVNPRPELRAKILESIETTSSKKPKAKVVPIRENNSLTYKYMIAACLAALVVSTFASWFFYSRWNEAEDRYSSLLNDKNQLAQNYNLVKNEYDRNVNDLIVMRDQQARVIQLFSTDTAKNYEARIYWNKNTQQAYIDILDLPVPDEGKQYQLWALVGGKPVDAGVFELVSGIQKVKDIPEADAWAVTLEPKGGSVSPTLEKMYLLGKNS, from the coding sequence ATGGATATTAAAGAATACATAAACTCAGGAGTAGTTGAGATGTACGCAATGCATGCCCTTAGTCCGCAGGAAAAAACGGAATTCGAGCAGAAGTTGCTATTGTATCCGGAACTGAAAAAAGAATTGCAAAAAGTTCAGGAGTCACTTGACGATTACGCAGAATCGCATGCAGTCAATCCTCGTCCTGAACTTCGGGCTAAGATTCTTGAATCGATAGAAACAACAAGTTCGAAGAAACCAAAAGCGAAAGTTGTTCCGATAAGGGAAAATAATTCTCTTACTTACAAATACATGATAGCCGCTTGTCTGGCTGCACTTGTTGTCAGCACTTTCGCTTCATGGTTCTTTTATTCACGATGGAATGAAGCAGAAGACAGATATTCATCTTTGCTGAACGATAAAAATCAGTTAGCGCAAAATTATAATCTCGTTAAAAATGAGTACGACAGAAATGTCAACGACCTTATCGTAATGCGTGATCAGCAGGCAAGAGTAATTCAGCTTTTTTCTACTGACACAGCAAAAAATTATGAAGCCCGTATTTACTGGAATAAAAATACGCAACAAGCTTATATCGATATCCTTGATCTGCCGGTTCCTGATGAAGGCAAGCAATACCAACTTTGGGCACTCGTCGGAGGCAAGCCTGTTGATGCGGGAGTTTTTGAATTAGTTTCCGGTATTCAAAAAGTAAAAGACATTCCCGAAGCCGACGCCTGGGCCGTTACTCTTGAACCCAAAGGTGGAAGTGTGAGTCCTACTTTGGAAAAGATGTATTTGCTGGGGAAGAATAGTTGA
- a CDS encoding sigma-70 family RNA polymerase sigma factor, whose protein sequence is MGRKTKIEEDQLIQLLVNRDKRGIEILYDNYSSALYGVIHRIVQNDEIAEDVLQETFLKIWNNFTQYDSAKGRLFTWMVNVCRNLSIDKVRSKEFVNQNKNQSIDNAVSISDHKPSFDPDLIGVRDIVKKLEPEYKQIIDLLFFEGYSQSEAAEKLNIPLGTVKTRSRAAIQRLRNYFDSSK, encoded by the coding sequence GTGGGGAGAAAAACCAAAATAGAAGAAGATCAATTAATACAGCTACTTGTCAACAGGGATAAACGCGGCATTGAAATTCTGTATGATAATTATTCTTCTGCTTTATATGGTGTAATTCACAGAATAGTCCAGAACGATGAAATTGCCGAAGACGTTTTACAGGAAACCTTTCTTAAGATCTGGAATAACTTCACACAATACGATTCTGCAAAAGGTCGTTTATTTACCTGGATGGTCAACGTTTGCCGGAATCTTTCCATCGACAAAGTACGTTCAAAAGAATTCGTAAATCAAAACAAAAACCAATCTATTGATAATGCCGTATCTATTTCAGATCACAAACCCTCGTTTGATCCTGATCTGATAGGTGTTCGCGATATTGTTAAGAAATTGGAACCTGAATATAAACAGATCATCGATTTACTCTTCTTCGAAGGGTATTCACAGTCAGAAGCTGCGGAAAAATTAAATATACCGCTCGGAACGGTCAAGACCCGGTCTCGGGCTGCCATACAACGGTTAAGAAATTATTTTGATTCAAGTAAGTAA
- a CDS encoding class I SAM-dependent methyltransferase has product MIQEGPARAFTKQSPSFDKIEDENLILQYMRKRIHDHCLRYFPANAKILELNCGTGIDAVFFSNYGMKTLATDVAPGMIHALNVKIKDLNLENSISTQLCSYTELPQFSEGPFDVVFSDFGGLNCVSDLQPVVDGIKRNLMSGGIVTLVIMPKVCPWEILLALKGNFKVAFRRFKKTEHKVILRVNFSKHFTSLKRIYKRFLVKNFQW; this is encoded by the coding sequence ATGATTCAGGAAGGTCCGGCAAGAGCGTTTACAAAACAAAGTCCGTCGTTCGATAAGATCGAAGATGAGAATTTGATTTTGCAGTACATGCGAAAAAGGATTCATGATCACTGTCTTCGCTACTTTCCTGCTAATGCAAAAATTCTGGAATTGAATTGTGGAACAGGTATCGATGCTGTCTTTTTTTCGAACTATGGAATGAAAACGCTGGCAACAGATGTCGCTCCCGGAATGATCCATGCTTTGAATGTAAAGATCAAGGATCTGAATCTTGAAAATTCTATTTCTACACAATTATGTTCTTATACCGAACTCCCGCAATTTTCAGAAGGACCTTTTGATGTAGTATTTTCAGATTTCGGAGGTTTAAATTGCGTTTCTGACCTGCAACCCGTTGTGGATGGAATTAAAAGGAATCTAATGAGCGGAGGAATAGTTACGTTGGTAATTATGCCAAAAGTTTGTCCATGGGAAATTTTACTCGCATTAAAAGGAAATTTTAAAGTAGCTTTTCGCCGGTTTAAAAAGACGGAGCACAAAGTCATCTTGAGGGTGAATTTTTCAAAACATTTTACTTCTCTCAAACGTATATACAAAAGGTTTTTGGTGAAGAATTTTCAATGGTGA
- a CDS encoding B12-binding domain-containing radical SAM protein produces MKKVLFTHSYFLRFDPKQWKMQQPYPPLGTLSAAAFLKSKNYSVSLFDSMFAHSAEEIIPFLAKDQPDYLVIYDDGFNYLTKMCLTNMREAAFEMIQFAKARNIKVIVSSSDSTDHAEKYLSAGADFIIYGEGEETLGELIDHLSGSDLSPEFIAGLQYKNEKGIFKTAKRNVLKNIDDLPTPAWDLINMSKYKERWNAGSGYFSLNLSTTRGCPFHCNWCAKPIYGNRYNVHSPQRIVEQIKFLQSTYGARHFWMTDDIFGLKPGWIKEFADLIEASQLKIRFKIQSRADLLTNDNTISDLARAGCEIVWMGAESGSQKILDAMDKGITVKQIREATTGLKNAGVKAAFFLQFGYPGENKDDVNLTLKMVSELKPDDIGVSVSYPLPGTVFYESVKDKLGDKSNWEDSDELALMFNKDLPKNYYKILQRYVHRMFRMQQGKLSLSQMVNSPSTISGSKVRSSVLLPLHAIYKLVNGFKLGLMDKKRPI; encoded by the coding sequence ATGAAAAAAGTTCTGTTTACGCATAGTTATTTCCTTCGTTTTGATCCGAAACAATGGAAAATGCAACAACCATATCCACCGCTCGGAACACTTTCTGCCGCTGCTTTTCTTAAAAGTAAAAACTATTCAGTATCACTCTTCGATTCAATGTTTGCTCATTCTGCTGAAGAGATCATTCCATTTTTGGCAAAAGATCAGCCTGACTATCTTGTGATCTATGATGATGGGTTTAATTATCTCACAAAAATGTGCCTTACTAATATGCGTGAAGCTGCATTTGAAATGATTCAATTTGCAAAAGCCCGAAATATTAAAGTCATTGTAAGCAGTAGTGATTCAACTGATCATGCAGAAAAATATTTATCTGCCGGAGCTGATTTTATAATTTATGGTGAAGGAGAAGAAACACTCGGTGAACTGATAGATCATCTTTCCGGTTCTGATCTTTCTCCGGAATTTATTGCCGGACTTCAATATAAAAATGAGAAAGGAATTTTTAAAACTGCTAAAAGAAATGTTTTAAAAAATATTGATGATCTGCCAACTCCTGCCTGGGATTTGATAAACATGAGTAAGTACAAGGAACGATGGAATGCTGGTTCAGGATATTTTTCACTCAACCTTAGTACAACTCGAGGTTGTCCTTTTCATTGCAACTGGTGTGCAAAACCAATTTATGGAAACAGATATAATGTGCACAGTCCACAGAGAATTGTCGAACAAATAAAATTCTTACAGTCGACATATGGTGCGCGTCATTTCTGGATGACCGACGACATTTTTGGATTAAAGCCCGGATGGATAAAAGAATTTGCTGATCTTATTGAAGCATCACAATTGAAAATCAGATTTAAGATCCAGTCACGTGCAGATCTGCTTACGAATGACAATACAATTTCTGATCTTGCACGTGCAGGATGTGAAATTGTATGGATGGGTGCAGAAAGCGGTTCACAGAAAATTCTTGATGCAATGGATAAAGGAATTACGGTTAAGCAGATCCGTGAAGCTACAACTGGACTGAAGAATGCCGGAGTGAAGGCTGCGTTCTTTTTGCAATTTGGATATCCTGGAGAAAATAAGGATGATGTTAATCTCACGTTGAAGATGGTGTCAGAATTAAAACCGGATGATATTGGAGTGTCAGTTTCCTATCCGCTTCCCGGAACAGTTTTTTATGAAAGTGTAAAAGATAAATTGGGTGATAAGTCCAATTGGGAAGATTCTGATGAACTTGCTTTGATGTTTAATAAAGATCTTCCAAAAAATTACTATAAAATTCTTCAACGGTATGTTCACAGAATGTTCAGAATGCAACAAGGAAAATTGTCCCTTTCGCAAATGGTGAACTCGCCTTCTACCATTTCCGGATCTAAAGTAAGAAGTAGTGTGCTTTTGCCTTTACATGCTATTTATAAATTGGTTAATGGTTTTAAACTTGGTTTAATGGACAAGAAAAGACCAATATGA
- a CDS encoding methyltransferase: MNFIYKPFVEWYTSRESNYKYQDVALKIKPGVFHPRFFSSTSFMLEFLEFMNFSKKKVIEIGSGSGLISIVAAKEGANVTAVDICPLAIENTKLNVSLNSERINDYPGSVEVFESDLFGNVKTGVFDILIVNPPFYPGVARKPSDHAWYAGKDFEYFQKLFVQCKEHMDSSSEMYMVLSEDCNFTKIFGLAKENSLTIKAVSVKQFLTENLYIFKITV, encoded by the coding sequence TTGAATTTTATTTATAAACCATTTGTAGAGTGGTACACATCAAGAGAATCTAATTACAAATATCAGGATGTAGCTTTGAAAATTAAACCCGGAGTTTTTCATCCAAGGTTCTTCAGTAGCACAAGTTTTATGCTTGAATTTCTGGAATTCATGAATTTTTCTAAAAAGAAAGTAATAGAAATAGGTTCGGGCTCAGGGCTCATTTCAATAGTAGCCGCAAAAGAAGGCGCGAATGTTACTGCAGTTGACATTTGTCCATTAGCTATTGAAAATACAAAACTGAATGTTTCACTGAATTCAGAACGAATAAATGATTATCCGGGAAGTGTTGAGGTGTTTGAGTCAGACCTTTTTGGAAATGTAAAGACTGGAGTTTTTGATATACTTATTGTTAACCCGCCATTTTATCCTGGTGTTGCCAGAAAACCTTCCGATCATGCATGGTATGCCGGAAAGGATTTCGAATATTTTCAGAAGTTGTTTGTGCAATGTAAAGAGCATATGGATTCTTCCTCTGAAATGTATATGGTCTTATCGGAAGATTGTAATTTCACTAAGATATTCGGATTAGCTAAAGAAAACTCGCTTACAATAAAGGCAGTTTCTGTCAAACAATTCCTTACTGAAAACCTGTACATTTTTAAAATAACAGTTTAG
- a CDS encoding DsrE/DsrF/DrsH-like family protein yields the protein MNEFNGEIRKMMIILSKATLENVYACFVLANGARMEGIEAEIFCTCVGLEAIHKKKLEHLHVATVGNPAMHMPTMLGGLPGMEALATSMMKKEMEKIDMPDVHEFLDILVASGVKLWACKLAMDMFHYKKEDLYDDVNDVITVGDFYKQGSGIGTHMLFI from the coding sequence ATGAACGAATTTAATGGCGAAATAAGAAAGATGATGATCATCTTATCAAAAGCAACATTGGAAAATGTATATGCTTGCTTTGTATTGGCGAATGGTGCCAGAATGGAAGGAATTGAAGCGGAAATATTCTGTACATGCGTCGGACTTGAAGCAATCCACAAGAAAAAACTTGAGCATCTGCATGTTGCAACTGTTGGTAATCCTGCTATGCATATGCCGACAATGCTTGGAGGTCTGCCGGGAATGGAAGCACTTGCAACCTCAATGATGAAAAAGGAAATGGAAAAAATTGATATGCCTGATGTGCATGAATTCCTAGACATCCTTGTTGCTTCCGGGGTAAAACTATGGGCGTGCAAACTAGCTATGGATATGTTCCACTACAAAAAGGAAGACCTTTACGATGATGTTAATGATGTGATCACTGTCGGCGACTTTTATAAGCAAGGTAGCGGAATAGGAACACATATGCTTTTCATCTGA
- a CDS encoding TusE/DsrC/DsvC family sulfur relay protein — translation MEKIIAGKNIAVNAEGYLTDFSQWDKNVAIEIAKENNIELTDRHWEVINYLQAEHKNQVALSIRKIGKSNVVDIKEFYALFPQGPLKTSTKIAGIPKPASCL, via the coding sequence ATGGAAAAGATAATAGCAGGAAAAAATATCGCAGTTAATGCAGAAGGATATTTAACGGATTTTAGTCAATGGGATAAAAACGTCGCTATAGAAATTGCAAAAGAAAATAACATCGAATTGACAGATCGTCATTGGGAAGTTATTAATTATCTGCAAGCAGAACATAAAAATCAGGTTGCATTGTCAATCCGTAAGATCGGAAAAAGCAATGTTGTCGACATTAAAGAATTTTATGCTTTGTTTCCTCAAGGACCGTTGAAAACATCAACGAAGATCGCAGGTATTCCTAAACCTGCAAGTTGTCTGTAA
- a CDS encoding NAD(P)/FAD-dependent oxidoreductase, whose amino-acid sequence MKQILILGAGTAGTMMANHLRHELKKPDWEIKIIDERIEHHYQPGYLFLPFDIYEPEDIIKTIEEFIPKGVQLIKGKIDKIVPGENKVQMADGGNHSYDILIVATGAKTAPEETEGMLGNEWYKSIFDFYTYEGSLALRNKLREWQGGKMLVHIVEMPIKCPVAPLEFAFLADSYFQHKNIREKVEITFVTPLSGAFTKPKATEALDHLLKDKGIHIESDFAVEKIDQENKKLIDYGGRELDFDLLVTVPTNKGDEMIGRSGLGDDLNYIPTNKGSLQSLAYKNIFVIGDASNIPASKAGSVAHFEAEILTENIKRFINDEPLKEEFDGHANCFIETGHGKALLIDFNYSHEPVEGTFPFPGVGPLRLLKESRMNHMGKLAFRWIYWNMLLKGTHIPFVSATMQEAGKEF is encoded by the coding sequence ATGAAGCAAATTTTAATTTTAGGTGCCGGAACCGCAGGGACGATGATGGCAAACCATCTTCGCCACGAATTGAAAAAACCGGATTGGGAAATTAAAATTATTGATGAACGTATTGAACATCATTATCAGCCAGGATATCTTTTTCTTCCTTTCGATATTTATGAACCTGAAGACATCATCAAAACCATTGAGGAATTTATTCCGAAAGGTGTTCAATTGATAAAAGGAAAGATCGATAAGATCGTTCCCGGCGAAAATAAGGTTCAGATGGCCGATGGTGGAAATCACAGTTATGATATTCTCATAGTTGCCACAGGTGCTAAAACTGCTCCGGAAGAAACGGAAGGTATGCTCGGCAACGAATGGTATAAAAGCATTTTCGATTTTTATACTTATGAAGGTTCGCTTGCACTCAGAAATAAATTACGTGAATGGCAGGGCGGTAAAATGCTTGTCCACATCGTTGAAATGCCGATAAAGTGTCCGGTTGCTCCTTTGGAATTTGCGTTTCTTGCTGACTCATATTTCCAGCATAAAAATATCCGCGAAAAAGTGGAGATCACTTTTGTAACTCCTCTCAGTGGTGCATTTACAAAACCAAAAGCTACTGAAGCATTGGATCACCTTCTGAAAGATAAAGGCATTCATATTGAAAGTGATTTTGCAGTTGAAAAAATCGATCAGGAAAACAAGAAACTGATCGACTACGGTGGAAGAGAACTTGACTTCGATCTTCTTGTAACTGTTCCAACAAACAAAGGTGATGAAATGATCGGTCGCTCCGGATTAGGCGATGATCTCAATTACATTCCAACTAACAAAGGTTCATTGCAAAGTTTAGCATACAAGAATATTTTCGTAATCGGTGATGCTTCAAATATTCCTGCTTCTAAAGCCGGTTCTGTTGCTCACTTTGAAGCGGAGATCTTAACTGAAAATATAAAGCGATTTATAAATGATGAACCTCTGAAAGAAGAATTCGATGGACATGCAAATTGTTTCATCGAAACCGGGCACGGTAAAGCGTTGCTGATTGATTTCAACTACAGTCATGAACCGGTAGAGGGAACATTCCCATTCCCCGGAGTCGGGCCATTGAGATTATTAAAAGAAAGCAGAATGAACCACATGGGTAAACTCGCTTTCCGCTGGATCTATTGGAATATGTTGCTAAAAGGAACTCATATACCTTTCGTTTCTGCAACAATGCAGGAAGCAGGTAAAGAATTTTAA
- a CDS encoding DUF2029 domain-containing protein, whose amino-acid sequence MLLEGKDLSGLYSNKTFNDLIHSYGIDQEGKFAPFPPPTAFIMLPVAGFQPITAKRIWTCINILLLYGVIVLFSKISKLNLQQSASIVLLSGIALYNNFYLGQVYLLVLLMWMFAWIQAEKRSGWSGLLLAFGIAIKYFPIVTLPAYLIRKNFKVIVATVISLVGIVILSIIIIGIKSCNDFINSVLFDHLNGKLEGQNPYAFAFQSWNSLALNLFLKEEIINPNPVFDWPNGMLIFKAVVFLALISTLIYTLYKLRNHSDLPSYSIVFLSLFALAFSPASASYHLLLVLFPIALLIGLQKQNERFIAFLICSLFVFGFSGIVFDFVNSKISFLPFQFYRLILMNFFFVVISIKLAG is encoded by the coding sequence TTGTTACTCGAGGGCAAGGATTTATCAGGTCTTTATTCCAACAAAACCTTTAATGATCTGATTCACAGCTATGGAATAGATCAGGAAGGAAAGTTTGCTCCGTTTCCGCCGCCAACTGCTTTTATTATGTTGCCGGTTGCCGGTTTTCAGCCGATCACTGCAAAGAGAATCTGGACTTGCATCAATATACTCTTATTGTATGGAGTGATTGTCCTTTTCTCGAAGATCTCTAAACTCAATTTGCAGCAAAGTGCATCAATTGTTTTGTTGTCAGGTATTGCTTTATATAACAATTTCTACCTTGGACAAGTTTACCTTTTGGTGCTTTTAATGTGGATGTTTGCCTGGATTCAGGCTGAAAAAAGATCCGGTTGGTCGGGACTTTTACTGGCTTTCGGAATAGCCATAAAATATTTTCCTATAGTAACATTGCCGGCATATTTGATCAGAAAAAATTTCAAAGTAATCGTTGCAACCGTAATCTCGTTGGTTGGAATTGTAATACTTTCAATTATCATTATCGGCATAAAATCGTGTAATGATTTTATAAATTCCGTTTTGTTTGATCATTTGAATGGAAAGCTCGAAGGACAAAACCCGTATGCTTTTGCATTTCAATCCTGGAATTCACTTGCGTTGAATTTGTTTTTGAAGGAGGAAATCATCAATCCAAATCCTGTTTTTGATTGGCCAAATGGAATGTTAATTTTTAAAGCTGTTGTGTTCCTCGCATTAATTTCAACTCTGATTTATACTTTATACAAATTACGAAATCATTCCGACCTACCTTCATATTCAATTGTATTCCTCTCATTATTCGCTTTGGCATTTTCTCCTGCATCGGCGAGCTATCATTTATTGTTGGTGTTATTTCCGATTGCACTTTTAATAGGATTGCAAAAACAGAATGAGCGTTTCATAGCGTTTCTCATTTGTTCGCTTTTTGTATTTGGGTTCAGTGGGATTGTGTTTGATTTTGTCAATTCGAAGATCTCATTTCTGCCGTTTCAGTTTTATCGGTTGATTTTAATGAATTTTTTTTTTGTCGTAATTTCAATAAAATTGGCAGGGTGA
- a CDS encoding acyl-CoA dehydrogenase family protein: MSKDRYQYHDYYFMDELLTDEHRLVQTSVRDWVKKEVSPIVEEACQKAEFPKQWIKGLAEIGAFGPYIPAEYGGGGMDQIAYGIIMQELERGDSGLRSTASVQSSLVMYPIYTYGSEEQRKKYLPKLASGEMMGCFGLTEPDHGSNPNGMISNIKEKGDHFVLNGAKMWISNAPFADIAVVWAKDEQGIVRGMIVERGMKGFTTPETHGKWSLRASATGELVFDNVIIPKENILPNVKGLKGPLGCLNSARYGISWGAIGAALDCYDSALRYSQERIQFGRPIGGFQLTQKKLAEMITEITKAQLLTWRLGVLKNENRATPAQISMAKRNNVNMALQIAREARQIHGGMGITGEYPIMRHMMNLESVITYEGTHDIHLLITGMDVTGFNAFE; this comes from the coding sequence ATGTCAAAAGACAGATACCAGTACCACGATTACTATTTTATGGATGAACTTCTTACTGACGAACATCGGTTAGTTCAAACAAGTGTACGCGATTGGGTGAAGAAAGAAGTTTCACCGATCGTTGAAGAAGCATGTCAGAAAGCAGAATTTCCAAAACAGTGGATCAAAGGTCTGGCTGAGATCGGTGCATTCGGTCCATACATTCCTGCAGAATATGGCGGTGGTGGAATGGATCAGATCGCTTACGGTATCATCATGCAGGAATTGGAGCGTGGCGATTCAGGTTTGCGTTCTACTGCATCTGTTCAAAGTTCATTGGTGATGTATCCGATCTACACTTATGGTAGTGAAGAGCAACGCAAAAAATATTTACCAAAACTTGCATCAGGTGAAATGATGGGATGCTTTGGATTGACAGAACCTGATCACGGTTCGAATCCGAATGGTATGATCAGTAACATCAAAGAAAAAGGCGATCATTTTGTATTGAATGGCGCAAAGATGTGGATCAGTAATGCGCCATTCGCAGACATTGCAGTTGTCTGGGCAAAAGATGAGCAAGGAATTGTTCGCGGAATGATCGTTGAACGTGGTATGAAAGGATTTACTACACCTGAAACACATGGCAAATGGTCATTGCGCGCAAGTGCAACAGGCGAACTTGTATTCGACAACGTTATTATTCCGAAAGAAAATATTTTACCGAATGTAAAAGGCTTGAAAGGTCCATTGGGTTGTTTAAATTCTGCACGTTACGGAATTTCATGGGGAGCAATTGGTGCGGCTTTGGATTGTTATGATTCAGCTTTGAGATATTCGCAGGAAAGAATTCAATTCGGAAGACCAATAGGTGGATTCCAGTTGACTCAGAAAAAACTTGCCGAGATGATCACTGAAATTACAAAAGCACAATTGCTTACCTGGAGATTAGGTGTTTTGAAAAATGAGAATCGTGCTACTCCTGCGCAGATCTCAATGGCAAAAAGAAATAACGTGAACATGGCATTGCAGATCGCAAGAGAAGCAAGACAGATTCACGGTGGAATGGGAATCACAGGCGAATATCCGATCATGCGTCACATGATGAATCTTGAATCAGTAATTACCTATGAAGGAACGCATGATATTCACTTGTTGATTACGGGTATGGATGTTACGGGCTTCAATGCATTTGAATAG